In Paenibacillus xylanilyticus, the genomic window TTAAGTTTACTCGATAAAACATATGACCAAGGGAGATGGAATGTGATGTTGGGAATGAAAACACGGAAAAAAAGCGCATTGCTGCTGTTAACAGCGGTGATGAGCATTAGCTTGTTCGGATGTAGTACGAATTCAACCGCTGGAAACGCAGGACAATCTGCTGGTGAAGGCAGTGCCGCGGCAGCACAACCAACCGAAACAGCAGGCGGCAAACTGGTGTTGTATAGTGCAGGGCCGCAAAAGCTGGCAGATAATATCGTGAGCGGGTTTACAGCCAAAACAGGGATTGAAGTAGAGATGTTCCAGGGAACAACTGGTAAAATTCTTGCCCGTATGGAGGCAGAAAAATCCAACCCTGTGGCCGATGTAGTTATTCTTGCCTCTTTGCCTTCGGCACAGGCACTCAAGGCTGACGGTTTGACGCTCCCATACCCTGAAGCAGCTAATGCCGACAAGCTGAACAAGGACTGGTCAGATGCAGAAGGTAACTATTTCAGTTCAAGTGCTTCAGCACTCGGAATTGTGTACAACACCAAGCTGGTGTCTACGCCACCGACAAGCTGGGCTGAACTCGCTACACCAGCCTGGAAAGACGCTGTAAATATCCCGGATCCAACGTTGTCTGGCTCTGCACTGGACTTCATTACAGGGTACCTGAGTGTGAACGGTGACCAAGGATGGGATCTGCTGGACAGCTACAAAGCGAATGGTGTGGCCATGGCGGGTGCGAACCAGGAAGCTCTTGATCCGGTAATTACGGGAGCCAAAAGCATCGTTGCGGCAGGTGTTGATTACATGGCCTATTCCTCCAAGGATAAAGGCGAACCCCTGGATATCGTATATCCAGAAGAAGGGACTGTAATCAGTCCACGACCGGCTGCCATCCTGAAATCAAGCCCGAATGTAGAAAACGCCAAGGCGTTTATCGACTATCTGTTGTCCGATGAAGCACAGAAGCTGGTTGCTGATGCGTACCTGATTCCGGGCCGTGAGGATATTGAAGCGACCAACCGGGCCAATCTGAAAGATATCCCGCAGTTGAAAGTGGACTGGAACTGGATGAGTGAACACGGTGATGAAACAGCGGCTCGTTTCTCCGAGATTTTCAAATAAGACTGCTGAAACAAACTGAAGAACATTCGGCAACACGTGTGACGAGTGTTTTGGTGGAAGTCATGTGAGGTGAAATCAGTGAAACCTGTTGTATTGGACAACAACCGTATTTTTCGGAGAGTGGGCGTGATTCTGGCCCTCTTTCTGCTGACTATAAGTATTGGTGTACCCTTGCTGCTGATTTTCTGGCAGAGCGTGTATCCGGATGGACAATGGGACTGGATGGCTCCGATCCGGACGATTACTGGTCATCATTTGTCGGGTGTGCTGCTCAATTCTGTCTGGCTTGGCATCTGTGTTGTTGCCGTCACCACCTTGCTGGCCCTGCCGCTGGCCTGGATGATGGCCAAGACCCGAATGGGCCAGCACCGCTGGGTGGATGTGATCCTGATGATTCCGTTCATGACACCACCGTATATCGGATCCATGGGCTGGATATTATTTATGCAAAAAGGAGGATACCTGCAGCAGTGGGTGCCATCAGCTGAGAAATGGAGCGAGCTCTTCTTCAGTTTCTGGGGCATGGTGCTGATTATGAGCTTGCATTTATTTCCGTTCCTATACTTGCTGCTGCGGGATGCGTTGATTCGCATCGGTGGCAATCTGGAAGAGGCAGGGTCGGTGCACGGTGCACCAGCAGGATACCGGTTTAGACGCATTATATTACCTTTACTGTTATCTTCCTACGGGATGGGGATCATGCTTGTTTTCGTTAAAACGATTGCGGAATTCGGAACTCCGGCCACCTTCGGCCGCCGTATCGGATACTATGTCATGACCTCGGAGATCCACAAATATATCTCCAGTTGGCCGATTGATTTCGGTAAGGCCACCTCACTGGCATCGGTCTTGTTATCCGTATGTCTCGTCATGTGGTACATGCAGTCCGCCATGAGTCGTAAATTCACGTACCGTCTAGTGGGAGGCAAAGGACAGCGGTCCAAACGATATTCCCTTCGCGGGGGAGCAGGCTGGCTATGCGGTCTGTATCTCGCGGTACTTCTCATTCTCTCCGTGGGGATTCCGTACTTCTCCATTATTGCGGCGTCGACGATGAAGCTGCGCGGGGCCGGATTGTCTCTGGACAATGTAACACTGGATCACTATCGGGATCTGCTCTCTTGGGGCTCGGTTAGCATGAAAGCCATCGGAAACAGCCTGGGATTATCCCTCGCCGCTTCCACCGTTGCGGTTGTGATTGGTACAGGTTTTGCCCTGGCGATTGGCAAGTCATCCTCATTCATGCAGCGAGTCATTGATCTGTTTAGCCTGCTTCCCAACACCGTACCCGGCATTGTCATGGTTGTGGGTCTGATCCTGTTCTGGAATTCACCTTGGATGCCTGTCACCCTGTATAACACGTACGGGATGGTGGTTCTGACGTATGTCGTACTGTTTTTGCCATATACGGTGCAATACGTAAAATCGAGCTTTACTCAGATTGATGGTACTTTGTTTCAGGCAGGTCAGGTGTTTGGCGGAAAGCCGCTGTATATCCTTCGGCGCATTCTTGTGCCGCTCATCATTCCCGGCATGCTGGCCGGTTGGATGATGACATTCACCATTGCTACACGCGAGCTCGTAGGCTCATTGTTGATTCTCCCGCCGTCCATGCAGACGTCGGCAACATATATCTTTGCCCAGTTTGAACAAGGTCAGGTCTCGCTCGGAATGGCCATGGCGGTTGTAACGGTCGGCATGACCGTACTGATGCTGCTCGGCATTGAACTACTGAATTCAAAGAGAAAGTGGAATGCATCATGATCAAACTGAACATATGGGGCGGGGCAGGGGAGCATGGCCGCTCCGCCTATCTCTTGAGCGGAAACAGAACTCACATTTTAATGGATTGTGGCGTGAAAAAAGAAGGAGCGGGAGCATACCCGCTTATCCAGCCCGAACTTGTATCAACACTGGATGCTGTTCTGCTGTCCCACGCGCATGAGGATCATTCCGTTGCTATTCCTTTATTGTATAAAATGGGCTATCAGGGTGAAGTATGGACGACACGTGAGACAAGGGAGCAGCTGAATACCTATTTCCGGGCGTGGCGCAGCAATCTGGAGCGTGCAGGACATGATCTTCCCTATGAGGAGACAGACGTGGAGTCCATACGTTACAGGTATCTGGAGGATCAGGCGAAGCCTGGGATCTGGTTCGAGATGATTCCTGGTCTGCACGTGTTATGGGGACGCAGTGGTCACCTTGCAGGATCGGTATGGTTTGCACTTGAGATGGAGGGTAAACGGATCTTCTATTCCGGGGACTATACGTCCGAGTCCATGCTTTTACAGGAAGATTGTGCGGCAGAGGCGCTGAGATTGGCAAGCCTGTTCAGGGGCAGGGAGCACAAAAGCAGCCGTATAAATCATTCACGATTGACTCAAGGCTTGGCTGTTAGTGATGGCATACCATTTGCTGGAGAACCGCGGGTGGAACTAGCGATAGCAACTGAGAATTCTGAAATTTCCAAGATATCCATGACTCCTTTGTTAACAAAGAGCGGCTTGAATCAGCCGTTGGATCTGGCGATTGTGGATGCTGCATATGGAACGGACCGGGATACGCAGGCAGACAAGCTGGAACAATTGGACCGTGCCATACGCCAGACCATTGCTCGGGGTGGTAAGGTGCTTTTACCAATGCCTTCGGTAGGCCGTGGTCAAGAGATCATACTGTGGGCACATCAGCAGTTCCCTGGCGTTCCGATGATCGTTGAACAGGGGCTAGTAGATGGCATGAAGCAGCTGTTGCGTGTCCCGTACTGGCTAAGAGAACAGGGAACACATCTCGAGGGTCCGTTAACGGGCGCCATTGAACGATTTCTAAAGGGACAATCCTGGCATTTGCCCAAAAGTCAGGAGGATCGGGGGCGACTGCTGAATCAATATGGTGCTTCCCTATGGTTTATTCCCGACGGCATGATGCAATCTTCCCTTGCCCGTTGGTACTATAGCCAGCTGGCGGCGAGTGTTGAAAACCTGATCCTGCTCACCGGGCATGCGGCTGTGGGCACTTTTGCACAGCAGCTAGCACAGAATCCGGCGGAGTATGGGATCTGTGAGGTGCAGAAGATTCGTTATAAAGTGCATCAAGGCTGGCTGGATGTCGAGAGAATGCTGCAGCGGCTGCCTGCTCGGCATACCTTGCTTGTGCATGCAGATAAGGCCGAGACGGACAGATTGAGAGAGGGCTTGTCCATAACATGTCAAAGTTCAGGAGCAGTTTATTCGCTCTCTCCTGGAGATGAGTTGTTTTTTTAGAGTAGATGCACAACGAATTAGAGATGCTTTTATAGGCGTCTCTTTTTTATTTTTACACAGAAATCCCCGGGGAAGGGGAAGTAAATAAGTAAATCAATTTGCCTCAATTCACAGCTATATTGCCTGAAGTTGTTTCTATCTCCACAGAATGTGTCCCCTTTCCTGTCATTCCCCGTGACGAGTGTCTTTCTTCAATTATGTTCTTCAAGTCCATTGCATGGGAGCGCCTCCCGCTTTTTGATTTCAACACCCAGTTCACATCAGGATTCTTATCGCCAAGATTTAACGTAACAGTTCCGCTAGTGGAAGCGATCTGTAGATTTGAACGAATATTATCCATATTTAACTGAATAGAACCGCTTTTCCCTTTAATCGATAAGTCAGATCGTATATGATTGGCTGTTACTCTTCCGGAGGAACTTATGACCTGTAGATTACCTGTGTAATCCATAGGGACTCTAATCTGGATCGAAGGCTTGTTCATAATATTGAAAATCCGAAAAGCATGATTATTCATAGAAACTTTTATTAGCTGCTCGTCTTGATCGATATTAATGACAGGCTTACCATCGTAAGCTGTGATCGAGACTTCCATTGATTTTAGTTCCTTTGCGGATTCGATAACTACCGGAGTACTACCGTTTTCAATACATATGGTGTCCACGGATTCAAGGGATACGCTCTGTGTACCTGTAACAGCACTTCCTTGGCACGAGCTCAGTAATAGAACGATAGATAACAGAACAATACCACGTGATAAAACCATTATATGTGACGTTCTCATTCATTCACCTCATTTTCAGTATTCGTTAGGGCTTAATTTTACACACTGACGCAACGTCAGGATCAAGCCCTATCACAAAAAATAAAGCTTGAAGCTGACGTTACGTCAACTTGTATAATGAACGCTATCTTGAATCCGACGATCCTAAAAGGAGGTTAACGATGAAAACCGAAGATATTCTTATATACAGTTGTGTTATTATCGGGGCAGGGATAGGCCTGACCTTAGACAGTATATTGCCGGGAGTTTTGATTGGGTTAGGAGTGGGCTATTTGTTGAAGTATGCGTTGTTAAATGAGAAAAATAGGGATACATGAATGTGTGGGAGGTGCTGGGCCCTTGTATATCCATATCAAGGATCTTGCTCGCAAGACAGGTATCACGGTTAGAACCTTGCGATATTATGACTCCATTGGACTGCTGAATCCGGCCTCCAAGACAGATGGTGGGCATCGACTATACGTGCAAGAGGATATGAGAAAGCTTCAGCAAATTCAATTTTTCAAAAGCCTGGGGTACTCATTGAAAGAGATTCAGGATATCCTCACTGATCCTAAATGGAATTGGGAGCAAGGCTTGAGGGGCCAGTTGGCTTACATTATGGAGGAACAGGAACGGTTGCGCTCCATGGAATCGTCCTTAAGGGAATTGATTCATAGTCTTATTGTTGAAGAAGGGGATCAGGGGGAAGCCGTTCAGAAACTGATTCGGTTGACCAAGCATAGTACGGTTAAACGGCATTCTTTTAGAGAAGGTATGTTTAGCAGCGATGAGATAGAGCAGTGGGAGAAGCTGCCCAAGATGGGAGGGAATGATCCAGACTCCCTGGAGTGGATTGCACTTATTGGCAAGTTGCAGAGCTATATGGAGGATCCTCCCGACTCCGAAAAGGTACAGAATGTCATTCGCCGTATGCTGGAGAAGCAAAAGGAGCAGTTCAAGGGAGAGGATGCGTTCCTGGATAAATTATGGAGTGCAAGGAAGTCAGCCCAATCGTCGGAGGAATTAGGATTATATCCATTGGAGCCGGAGCTGCTGCATTATATGGAAAAGGCCTATCATATCTTTCTGGTTAACGAGAGAGGTCAATCTGGTGCTGAGTCCAAATAGGTTGTAGGGGGCTACAGACTAATGAATTCTGAATTGCTGGTTTACGTTGGGGGATTTGCATTGTTGGATACCTTAAGTCCGACCCTTATCGGGGTGACGTTGTATTTGATGATCGCAGAGAACCGAAGATTCGGCTCAAGGCTTATGATATATATCATGACCGTCATGATACTCTATTTTTTGCTTGGCTGTGTGCTCATGTTAGGTCTTGAAATATTGAAGGAGGTATTCACTTCCTTTTTCGAAAACAAAGTAGTGAGCTGGTTTCTGTTGATCGGGGGCGGGTTGCTTTTTGCAGGCAGTTTTTTTATTAAGCCGAGTCATACCAAAAATAAAAACTACCACACCCCCCGCTCTACGGGAGTTATGGGTCTGCTTGCAATGGGATTGACCACATTCTTGTTGGAAGCTGGGACAGCCCTGCCTTATTATGCAGCGGTTAGTCTAATGACGACCGAAGGACTAATCACAGTGGAATGGGTATCCATTTTACTTGGATATAATCTTGTGATGGTATCTCCCCCCATAATTATCTATATGTTGTATATTTGGCTGGGCTCCTCTGTGCAAAAGAGAGTCGAAAGGCTGCAAAATAAGTTGGAAAAGCAGTCCGGCTCGGTACTGTCTTGGGTGATGTGTATTGCCGGACTGGTTCTCATCTTCAATGTTCTTGATTATTTATAGCGTTTTCTCTATTAGGGCCAGGTTGCTGTCAAAGACTGGCCCTATAAGGTTAGCTTCTTATTACAGTTACGTGATATTGGGATTGCCAAACAGAAGAGAAATGGAATGTAAAGGATGTCCTGGGGACGCCCTTTGCTAAACATCATGCTTATGGTTCACGTTGAATGGGATGCTCAAGTTCGGAATGACCCATCAGACTATCCAGTGCTTCACCATCTACAAGCAATTCCAATTGATTTATTTCATCAAACTGAAACATCGTTGTAGTTAAAGCTTCCAAGGCCAGCAATTCTCCACTGCTGCCAAGCTTGGCTTCATCAGGGATATGCATATCCAAAGTCAACGTATCCTCGGCAGATTGGACGGAGAGCAGTTCAACCTTTTCCCATAGAGAGACCAGTTCAGTATCTTCATTGTTTTGTAAGGCTTCAAATGTTTTTTTGTATTTTTCGTCGTTCTCTACAAACTCCAGCTCAACTTCTCTTTTTTCCAGTTCCAGCACCTGTGTATCGGCGAAGTATACTTCAACAGTCTGCTTCTCTTCCTTGTTCGGCTCAACCTGAGTCCCGCCATTGTTGGAAGGCTGTACGCTTCCGGAATGGTTGGGTTCATTCGTTCCGGATTCACTCACTGGTTTCTGGGCACACCCTGCGGCCATGATAAGAATGAACAAGAATAGTAGTCCGTATCCCATCTTTCGTTTCAACAAATCACATCCTCCGTATGGTATAACGTTATATTTTATATCCCTAGATATTCCTTGATTCCATCAACTATTGCTTGTGCAGCTTTGGTCTGAACTTCTTCGGATGACATGGCCTTCTCTTCAGCAGCATTGCTCAGGAAACCAATTTCCAGAAGCACAGCAGGCATGGTGGTTTCCCGTATCACCTGCAAGTTGCCATTCTTGACACGCCGATCCTTGAATCCGAGAGCCTTCACCAACCGTTCATGAATGATATTGGCCAGGT contains:
- a CDS encoding MerR family transcriptional regulator, with the protein product MYIHIKDLARKTGITVRTLRYYDSIGLLNPASKTDGGHRLYVQEDMRKLQQIQFFKSLGYSLKEIQDILTDPKWNWEQGLRGQLAYIMEEQERLRSMESSLRELIHSLIVEEGDQGEAVQKLIRLTKHSTVKRHSFREGMFSSDEIEQWEKLPKMGGNDPDSLEWIALIGKLQSYMEDPPDSEKVQNVIRRMLEKQKEQFKGEDAFLDKLWSARKSAQSSEELGLYPLEPELLHYMEKAYHIFLVNERGQSGAESK
- a CDS encoding DUF4097 family beta strand repeat-containing protein — protein: MRTSHIMVLSRGIVLLSIVLLLSSCQGSAVTGTQSVSLESVDTICIENGSTPVVIESAKELKSMEVSITAYDGKPVINIDQDEQLIKVSMNNHAFRIFNIMNKPSIQIRVPMDYTGNLQVISSSGRVTANHIRSDLSIKGKSGSIQLNMDNIRSNLQIASTSGTVTLNLGDKNPDVNWVLKSKSGRRSHAMDLKNIIEERHSSRGMTGKGTHSVEIETTSGNIAVN
- a CDS encoding GerMN domain-containing protein, which encodes MLKRKMGYGLLFLFILIMAAGCAQKPVSESGTNEPNHSGSVQPSNNGGTQVEPNKEEKQTVEVYFADTQVLELEKREVELEFVENDEKYKKTFEALQNNEDTELVSLWEKVELLSVQSAEDTLTLDMHIPDEAKLGSSGELLALEALTTTMFQFDEINQLELLVDGEALDSLMGHSELEHPIQREP
- a CDS encoding ABC transporter substrate-binding protein translates to MLGMKTRKKSALLLLTAVMSISLFGCSTNSTAGNAGQSAGEGSAAAAQPTETAGGKLVLYSAGPQKLADNIVSGFTAKTGIEVEMFQGTTGKILARMEAEKSNPVADVVILASLPSAQALKADGLTLPYPEAANADKLNKDWSDAEGNYFSSSASALGIVYNTKLVSTPPTSWAELATPAWKDAVNIPDPTLSGSALDFITGYLSVNGDQGWDLLDSYKANGVAMAGANQEALDPVITGAKSIVAAGVDYMAYSSKDKGEPLDIVYPEEGTVISPRPAAILKSSPNVENAKAFIDYLLSDEAQKLVADAYLIPGREDIEATNRANLKDIPQLKVDWNWMSEHGDETAARFSEIFK
- a CDS encoding MBL fold metallo-hydrolase — translated: MIKLNIWGGAGEHGRSAYLLSGNRTHILMDCGVKKEGAGAYPLIQPELVSTLDAVLLSHAHEDHSVAIPLLYKMGYQGEVWTTRETREQLNTYFRAWRSNLERAGHDLPYEETDVESIRYRYLEDQAKPGIWFEMIPGLHVLWGRSGHLAGSVWFALEMEGKRIFYSGDYTSESMLLQEDCAAEALRLASLFRGREHKSSRINHSRLTQGLAVSDGIPFAGEPRVELAIATENSEISKISMTPLLTKSGLNQPLDLAIVDAAYGTDRDTQADKLEQLDRAIRQTIARGGKVLLPMPSVGRGQEIILWAHQQFPGVPMIVEQGLVDGMKQLLRVPYWLREQGTHLEGPLTGAIERFLKGQSWHLPKSQEDRGRLLNQYGASLWFIPDGMMQSSLARWYYSQLAASVENLILLTGHAAVGTFAQQLAQNPAEYGICEVQKIRYKVHQGWLDVERMLQRLPARHTLLVHADKAETDRLREGLSITCQSSGAVYSLSPGDELFF
- a CDS encoding GAP family protein, with the translated sequence MNSELLVYVGGFALLDTLSPTLIGVTLYLMIAENRRFGSRLMIYIMTVMILYFLLGCVLMLGLEILKEVFTSFFENKVVSWFLLIGGGLLFAGSFFIKPSHTKNKNYHTPRSTGVMGLLAMGLTTFLLEAGTALPYYAAVSLMTTEGLITVEWVSILLGYNLVMVSPPIIIYMLYIWLGSSVQKRVERLQNKLEKQSGSVLSWVMCIAGLVLIFNVLDYL
- a CDS encoding ABC transporter permease gives rise to the protein MKPVVLDNNRIFRRVGVILALFLLTISIGVPLLLIFWQSVYPDGQWDWMAPIRTITGHHLSGVLLNSVWLGICVVAVTTLLALPLAWMMAKTRMGQHRWVDVILMIPFMTPPYIGSMGWILFMQKGGYLQQWVPSAEKWSELFFSFWGMVLIMSLHLFPFLYLLLRDALIRIGGNLEEAGSVHGAPAGYRFRRIILPLLLSSYGMGIMLVFVKTIAEFGTPATFGRRIGYYVMTSEIHKYISSWPIDFGKATSLASVLLSVCLVMWYMQSAMSRKFTYRLVGGKGQRSKRYSLRGGAGWLCGLYLAVLLILSVGIPYFSIIAASTMKLRGAGLSLDNVTLDHYRDLLSWGSVSMKAIGNSLGLSLAASTVAVVIGTGFALAIGKSSSFMQRVIDLFSLLPNTVPGIVMVVGLILFWNSPWMPVTLYNTYGMVVLTYVVLFLPYTVQYVKSSFTQIDGTLFQAGQVFGGKPLYILRRILVPLIIPGMLAGWMMTFTIATRELVGSLLILPPSMQTSATYIFAQFEQGQVSLGMAMAVVTVGMTVLMLLGIELLNSKRKWNAS